The DNA segment GACAGGGGGATGACGTCCAGCAGCAGCACCTCGTCCTCACGGCCGGTGTCGGTGAGCAGGCTCGCCTGCACCGCCGCGCCCAGCGCCACGACCTGATCCGGATCGATGTCACCCAGGGGCTCGCGGCCGAACAGCTCCGCCACGAAGCGGCGCACCGCGGGCACGCGCGTGGAGCCGCCCACCAGGATGACGCCGTCCAGCTCACCCGCCGCCACGCCCGCGTCCTTCAGGGCCCGCCGGCACACCGCGCCCGTCTTCGCCACCAGGGGCTGGATCCACGCCTCGAAGTCCGCGCGGGACACCGGCTGGGAGTGACCCTCCACGCTGAGCGTGACCTCCGCCGCGTCGGTGAGCGCCTCCTTCGCCTTGCGAGCGGCGGCCATCAGCTCCGCCACCTGCGCGGGGGAGGGGGCCTGCACGCCGCGCTTCTGGAGCACGTGCTGCGCGATGGCGCGGTCGAAGTCGTCGCCGCCCAGGGCTGAATCACCGCCGGTGGACTTCACCTCGAAGACGCCGTCCTCCAGCTTGAGGATGGAGATGTCGAACGTGCCGCCGCCCAGGTCGTAGACGGCGAACATCCCCTGGCTGCCCTTGTCCAGGCCGTAGGCCAGCGCCGCGGCGGTGGGCTCGTTGAGCAGCCGCAGCACCTCCAGGCCCGCGAGCTTCCCTGCGTCGCGGGTGGCCTGGCGCTGGGCGTCGTCGAAGTACGCGGGCACGGTGATGACGGCCTGCTCCACCTTGCCGGAGAAGTGCGCCTCCGCGCGGCGCTTCAGCGTGCGCAGGATTTCGCCGGAGACTTCGATGGGCGTCACCGGCTGGCCGCCGGCCACGTTGAAGCGGACGACGTTGGCGCCGGGCGCGAAGTCGTAGTGGCCCAGCTTGCGCGTCTCCGGGTCGTCCGGGCTGCGGCCCATGAAGCGCTTCACCGACACGATGGTGTCCGTGGGGGCCTCGGCCGCGAGCTTCCGCGCGCGCACGCCCACCACCACGCCGCCGTCCTTACCGTAGTGCACGACGGAGGGCAGGAGCAGCGAGTCGCCCTCGTCCACGGGCACGCACCGGGGCTTGCCCTGCGTGACGGACGCCACCAGCGAGTGCGTGGTGCCCAGGTCGATGCCCACCACGTGGCCCTTCGGCTTGAGCGGGTCGTGGATCTGCAGATAGCCGTTGTTGCTCACGCGAGCACCTCCTCCTCGAACGCGTCCACCTGCTCGAGGAAGCGCGTGAAGTAGCGCACCCGCCCCAGCGCGTGCGACGCCTTTCTCACCCCGTCCGGCGAATCCCCCGCGCCCTCCAGCGTCCCGAGCGCCGCGACGGCCTCCTGGAGCGCCGCCGCCTTCCTGCCCGCCACGTCCTTCGCCATTCCTTGCGCCCTCGGCAGGTCCCTGGCCGCGATGGCTTCATCCAGCGCCTCGCGCAGCTCCATGACCTCCTCCAGGAACTCCAGGGGCATGTCCTTCTGGGCGCCCGCGTCCTCGCGGTCCAGGTCCACGCCGTGGAGCTTGAGCAGGTAGAAGGCGCGGCGCACCGGGTCCTTCAGCGTCTTGAAGGCCTCGTTGAGGGCGGTGGTGCCCTCCACGGCCGCCAGGCGCGCCTTCGCGTCACCGGGGCCGACGCGGTCCGGGTGCAACTGGAGCGACAGCTCCCGGTACTGCTTCTCCAGGGCCGGCACGTCCACGGCGTGGGAGCGGGGAAGCCCGAACACGTCGAAGTGGGTCCTCACGGTGCGCACATCCTCACGGGGGAAACGAAAAAGGGGCCCGGCACCGGGCCGGACCCCTGCTGCCCGCTCCCTGACCGACGGGGCGGGCGGGAAGGCCACTTCAGGCTCAGACGGAGAAGCTCTCTCCGCAGCCGCAGGCGGCCTTGACGTTGGGGTTGTTCAGCTTGAAGCCGGACGCCATCAGCGTCTGCTCGAACACCAGCTCCGTGCCGATGAGGTACAGGTAGCTCTTCGGGTCCACGAAGACGCGCACGCCGTCGCGCTCGAACACCTTGTCGCGCTCGCGGGACTTCTCCGACCACTCCATGGAGTACTGGAGACCGGAGCACCCGCCGCCCTTCACGGCGATGCGCAAGCCCGCGTCCGGCGTCTGCCGCTCCGCCAGCAACTGCTTGAGGCGCGCCACCGCGCTGTCCGCCAGGCCAATGCCCTTGGGGGCCGGCTTGGGGGGCGTCGTCTGAGGGGCCTGGGTCGGCTGGGCCTGCTCGTTCATGGGTCGTCCTCGGTTCCTGGAAGAAGTGCCGCGAGCTGTTTGACGCTACGCCTGCCGCGACGCGCGCTTCTTCTTGAAGTCTTCGATGGCCGCCTTGATGGCGTCCTCGGCCAGCACGGAGCAGTGGATCTTCACCGGGGGCAGCGCCAGCTCCCGGGCCACGTCCTTGTTGGAGATGGTCATGGCCTGATCCACGGTCTTGCCCTTCACCCACTCGGTCACGAGCGAGCTGGACGCGATGGCGGAGCCGCAGCCGAAGGTCTTGAACCGCGCGTCCTCGATGACGCCCGAGTCGCTGATCTTCAGCTGGAGCCGCATCACGTCGCCGCAGGCGGGGGCGCCCACGAGGCCGGTGCCGACGTTCGGGTCGTTCTTGTCGAGCGTCCCCACGTTGCGGGGGTTCTCGTAGTGCTCGATGACCTTCTCGCTGTAAGCCATGCGTCTCACGCTCCTTCTGCACAACGCTTGAAAGGATGCGCTCCGGGGGAATCCGATGCGCGGCCGGGCGGGCGGGGGCTCCCGTGCCCGGCGGGAAGTCTTGAGGGGAGGGGAGCGCCTAGTGCGCGGTCCACTCGATGCTCTTGAGGTCGATGCCTTCCTTGGCCATCTCGTACAGGGGGCTCATGTCTCGCAACTTGCGGACTTTGTCCACCACCAGCCGGATGACGAAGTCGACCTCCTCCTCCGTGTTGAAGCGGCCCAGGCCGAAGCGGATGGAGCTGTGCGCCATGTCCTCCTCGACGCCCAGGGCGCGCAGCACGTAGGAGGGCTCCAGCGACGCGCTGGTGCACGCGGAGCCGGACGACACCGCGACGTCCTTGATGGACATCATCAGGGCCTCGCCCTCCACGTAGGAGAAGGAGATGTTGAGGCTGCCCGGCATGCGGTGCTCCAGGCTGCCGTTCACCGTCACCATGTCCAGCTGCTCCATGATGCCGGTGCGCAGCCGCTCACGCAGGCGCAAGAGGCGCGCGGCTTCTTCAGGCAGGTCCAGCCGGGCCACCTCCGCCGCCGCGCCGAAGCCGACGATGGACGCCACGTTCAGGGTGCCGCTGCGCATGCCGCGCTCGTGGCCGCCGCCGTCCACCATGGGCGCGATGCGCACGCGCGGCTTGCGGCGCACGTAGAGCGCGCCCACGCCCTTGGGGCCGTACATCTTGTGCGCGCTGATGGAGGCCAGGTCGACGTTCATCTTCTCCACGTCGAAGGGCACCTTGCCCACGCCCTGCACCGCGTCGCAGTGGAAGAGCACGCCGCGCTCACGGCACAGCTTGCCAATCTCCGCCACCGGCTGGACCACGCCGATCTCGTTGTTGGCGAACATGATGGAGACGAGCACCGTCTTGGGCGTCATCGCCGCGGCCAGCTTCTCCAGGCTCACGCGGCCATCCTTCTCCACGTCCAGGTAGGTGACGCGCGCGCCGCCCGTGGGCATCTCCGCCCACTTCTTGTACGTCTCGTCGGCGTCCAGGTTGAACTTCGCCGCCAGCTCGGGGACCTCTTCCGGGGTGACGTCGCGCTCGGCCAGCTGGCCCAGGCGCAGGAGCTTGAGCTCGTCCAGCCGCTCCTGGCGCACGCGCTCCAGGCGCTTGCAGGTGTCCAGGACGGCCTTGTGCTCCGTCTTCAGGGTGATGATGTGGTCGCCCTTGGACTTGTAGAACTCGATGACGCCCTTGATGGCTAGGTTGTCGGACTCCGTCGCGCCGGAGGTGAAGACGATCTCCTTCTCCGACGCGCCGATGAGCTCCGCCACTTGCCGGCGCGCCTTCTCCACCGCGGCCTCGGCCTTCCAGCCGAACGCATGGTTGCGGCTGGCCGCGTTGCCGAAGTCCTCGCGGAGGTAGGGCAACATGGCTTCCAGCACCCGGGGGTCCATCGGGGTGGTCGCGTGGTTGTCCATGTAGATGGGCAGGCTCAGCATGAAGTCCTCGGAAGAAGTGACGCAGGAGGGTGGAACATCCCTCCGCTCCCCGGCGACGCGGTGGGTCCGCGCGCAGCGGCAGGGTCTACATGGGCCCACACGAATGTGGACCGGACTGGTCAATTATAAAATCGACCCCCCTCGGGTCAAGGGAACATAAGGCGCGAGGCCCCCTTCACCGACGCACCGGGTCGCGGGTGGGCCGGGCTGGTTCAACCCCTGTCCGGAGTGGAGCACTCCGGCCGCGCCGGGTTGGCGCGGGGTGATCCGAAACGGCGCTTCGCGCGCCCATAAGTGCCCGTTTCATGGCCCGGGAGGACATGGCCGGGCGCCTGCACTGGAGCGGACGCGGAGGGTGCCAAACATGAGCGCCAACGCGAAGTCGCAGGCCCGGAACAACGCCCAGGACATGCAGCAGGAGATGGGGCGGCCGTCGCTGATCCGCCTGGAGGGAGGCCTGGAGCGCTCCCGCTACTCGGACGGGTGGCGGGCGGGCAAGCCCGCGGAGGACCCGGACAAGGTGAAGAAGTGGGGCCTCATCACGGCGCGGCCCAGCGAGTTCCTCATCCACATGCGCCGCGGCCGCGTGCGCGAGGTGAGCGGCCAGGGCGCCAGCTGCTTCAAGCTGCCGGGGGACTCGGTGGCCATCGTGCCCACCAGCATCCAGCGGCTCCAGTTCACCGCAGATCAGGTGACCAGTGAGAAGGTGGGCGTCGCGGTGACGGGCCTGGCGGTGTACCGCATCGCGGATCCGCTGATTGCCTTCCGGATGCTCAACTTCAGCTACCCGGAGCGCGCGCAGGAGAAGCTGGCGGAGCTGCTCGGGGAGATGTTCGTGGGCGCGGCCCGGCGCCTGGTGGCGAACCTCTCCGTGGAGGAGTGCCTCACCCGCCGCAAGGAGGGCATCGCCGAGGAGCTGATGCGCGAGATCGCGCCCGTGCTCTCCGGGCGCGGCCGGCTGGAGGACCGCACGGACTCCGGCTGGGGCGTGCTGCTGGACACCATCGAGATTCAAGACGTGCGCGTGCTCTCCGGCGCCGTCTTCGAGCACATGCAGGCCCGCTTCCGCCGTGAACAGGAGCGGCAGGCGCGCGAGGCGGAGCTGGCCAAGGAGCGCTTCGTGCGGCGCGAGGAGACGGAGGCCGAGCGCGTGCTCAACCTCCAGAAGCTCGCCGCGAAGGAGGAGGTCCGTCAGCGCACGCAGGCCACGGAAGAGCAGGCCCGGCTGGAGCAGCTCGCGGTGGAGGCGCGGCTCGCACAGGCGAAGATGGAGCAGGTGCGCCAGCAGCAGGCGGAGCGCACGTCCGTGGAGCGCGAGGTGGCGCTCGCCAAGCTGACCGCGCAGGAGGAGGTCCGCACGCGCACGCAGGCCCTGAAGGAGCAGGCCCGCCTGGAGGCGCTGGCCACGGACGCGCGGCTGGAGGAGGCGCGGCTCACCAGCGAACGGCAGCTCGCGTACAACCGCGCCCAGGGCTCGCTGGAGCAGCTGCGCTGGGAGCAGGAGGCGGAGGCCGCCAAGGCGCAGGTGGAGCTGGAGCGCCTGCGCCGCCAGCAGGAGGCGGAGGCCGCGCGTCACGACGTGCAGCTCGCCGAGGCCCGGCAGGAGGCCGAGCAACTGTCCGCCCGGCTCCAGGTGCTGCTGGCGAAGCAGTCCATCGCGGAGGCGGAGGCCGGCATCGCGGAGCTGGAGCTGCGGCGCACCCGCGCCCATCAGGGGCTGGAGATGGAGCGCGCCAAGGCGCTGCGCGACATCGAGAACTCGGTGAGCGCGGAAGTCATCCAGCTGACGTTGGCCCAGCAGCTGCCGCAGGTGGCGGCGGCCTTCCAGCAGCGGATGGGCGAGGTGCACGTGACGGCGGTGGATGGAGCGAACCCCTTTGGCTACATCGCCGCCGCCGTGGAGGGCGTGATGGGGCTGGCGCGCTCCGCGGGCCTGAAGGTGCCTGCCTCCCCGGCGCAGCAGTAGCCGCGTCCGCTGCCTCCGCGTATAGAAAGGGCCTCGGACACGCGGAGGCGGAAGGCACGCATGGACACGAAGAAGCTGACGCTGGCGGCGGTGGTGGCGGGAGTGGCGGTGGCGGTGGTGCCATGGCTCCTGCCCGCCGGCCCGAGCGCGGGGCTGGACGCGGCCCAATTCCTGGAGAGCGGCAGCCTCGCGTGGGGCGCGCTGGTGGTGTTCGCCGGCGGCCTGCTCACCGCGATGACGCCGTGCGTGTACCCGCTCATCCCCATCACCGTGTCGGTGTTCGGCGCACGGAAGGCGGAAGGGCGGGGCCGCTCACTGGCGCTGACGTCGGCGTACATCGTGGGCATGGGCGTGGTGTTCAGCGCGCTGGGCATCCTGGCGGCGAAGACGGGCCAGGCCTTCGGCTCCATGCTGGGCAGCCCCGCGGTGGTGATGGGGCTGGCGCTGTTCCTGCTGCTCTTGGCCTCGTCCATGTTCGGCGCGTTCGAGCTGGCGCTGCCGTCGTCCCTGCAGACGAAGCTCAGCAACGTGGGCGGCGCGGGCCTGGCGGGCGCGTTCGTGATGGGCAGCGTGTCCGGGTTCCTGGCGGCGCCGTGCACGGGGCCGGTGCTCACGGGCCTGCTGGCCTTCGTGGCGAAGTCCGCCAACACGACGCTGGGCGCGACGCTGCTGTTCATCTACGCGCTGGGCATCGGCGTGCCGTTCTTCCTCATCGGCGTGTTCACCGTGCGCCTGCCGCGCGGCGGCGTGTGGATGGAGTGGGTGAAGAGCGTGCTGGGCATCATGCTGGTGGCGCTCGCGTTCTCGTACCTGAAGGACGCCTTCCCCTGGGCGCGCGACACCGTGAAGGCGCTGGGCGCCGAGGTGGGCCAGGTGCCCGGCGCGGTGATTGCCGCGGTACTGGTGACAGTGGGCGTGCTCGTGGGCGCGGTGCACCGCTCGTTCAAGGAGGGCGCGCGCGACTTCGGCTTCAAGGCGCTGGGCGTGGTGCTGGTGGTGGGCGCGCTGGTGGTGCGCGGCGGCGCGCTGGACGCGCGGCCCACGGGTGAGCTCTGGGTGCGCATGGGCCTCCAGGAGCGTCCGGTGGCGCCGTCCTGGCAGTGGCACCACGTGATGCCGGCGAAGACGGCCACGTTCGACGCGAGCCAGTTCGAGCAGGTGCTCGCGGCGGCGAAGCAGGAGGGCCGCCCGGTGCTCATCGACTTCTTCGCGGACTGGTGCGCGGCCTGCAAGGAGCTGGACCGGCTGACCTACCCGTCCACGGAGGTCATCTCCCAGGCCCAGGACAGCCGCTTCCTCACCATCAAGATCGACGCGACCAACAGCGAGGACCACCTGGACGCGCTGATGGAGAAGCTGGGCGTGGAGGGCCTGCCCACGGTGGCCTTCGTGAACCCGGACGGCACCGTGCTGACCAGGCCGCGCGTGACGGGCTTCCTGGAGCCCGTGCCCTTCGCGGCGGAGATGCAGAAGGTCGTCCTCCAGTAGGCCGCTAGAGGTAGTTCTCCCAGCCCAGCCGGCCCCGGCTCGCGAGCACGCGCTCGATCATCAGCTCGTGCAGGGTGAGGAGCGGCTTCGCGAGCTCCTCGCCCTCCAGCCGCGCGAGCGCTCCAGCCATGGCCTCCAGCGTGGACATCCCGTCCGGGTGCGGCGGCTTGCGCAGCCGGCGCGTGTCCGGCGCGGGCGGCGGCAGCCTCAGGCCCGGCAGCCGGCGCAGGGCGGGGACGCGCTGCACCATGCGCCGCGCCTGCGCCCAGCTCCCGTCGATGACGACCAGCCGCTTCGGAGGAGGCCCCTCCGCCTCCGGCGCGTCGGGGAACAGGAGCCACGTGTCCGGCGTCTCCAGCACCGACGGGTCGAACGGTGCCCCGGGCGCGCCATAGGAGACGATGTGGCAGCGGGGCAGGGCGAGCGCCGCGATGCGCGCCGTGTTGGTGCTCTTCTGCGACTCCTTGTTGTGCCGGATGATCAGCAGCTCCGTGCGCGTGGGGATGACGGGCACCTCCGCGCACAGGCACAGGGCCGTGGGCAGGTAGCACCGCTCACAGCGGCCGGACAGGTCCTCCGGGGTGCTGGACCTCATTTCGCCGCGGTGCGGTAGCGCTCCATCAGGGCCCGCGCCTCGCGCAGCTTCTCCTCGACGAAACGGTCATCCGCGTCCGGCTCGTATTCGGCGTCCGGAGGGTCCAACTGGAAGAGGGCGGACAGGCTCGCGGGGGCGACCTCCAACCACTCGGACGTGCGGGTGAGCGCGGCCTGCCGGCGCCCGGCGAAGGTCTCCGGCCCGTCCTCCGGGCCGCAGCGACAGATGCGCGCGGAGTCCCCGGACACGTCCACGTAGAGCCCCAGCACCTCCGCGTCCACCTCCGCCGCCAGGGCGCAGGTGGCCTCGCTGACGTAGGCCGCCATGGCCTGCGCCGCGGAGCGCTCCGTCAGCGAACGCACCAGGTAGACCTGCCACCCGGCCTCCGTGAGGGCCCCGGCCTCGCTCAGCGGGGCCAGCTCCGCCGGGGGCGCCTGGATGCGCGACAACAGCCGGCGCACGGGGACCTCCAGGCGCTCCAGCCGGGCGTTGGACGCGGGGCAGAAGAAGACCACGCGGTACTCTCGGCTGTCGGCGGCGGTTTCCATGGGCATACGGCGGTGCCCCAAGAGGACCAAAGGACTCCCCAGGCACGCAAGGGGGGAGTTTCGCTCCGGGACGCTTCCCCGGGCTCCCGGGAGGCTGCCCGGGCCCGGAACGCGCCCCGCGGGTTCACGAAAACGCTCCAGGCGCCTCCATCCGCTGGGGCATGCTGCGCCCCATTTATTCGCGCTTTTTCCACGCTGGCGGGGCGCACGCCACCCGGAGGCAAGACACACCCATGGAGAGACATTGAGCCGGGGAGTGCCTGGATGTCTGTCTATTCCATGCAAGGAATTGGCGTCTGCTTGAAGTGTTCCAGCGGCACTGGCCGCCATGACGCCGGATGAAGCGCGACACCGTGTGTCGCATCCGGGAGTGAAAAAGAATCCGACCCTCGGCGTTTTCTGGAGGGAAGGGAGGCGGTCGCATGGTGCCAGGGAGGGAGGAGCCGCCAGTCCGGGAGGGCTCTGGAGGGGAGTTCGCCGCGTTCGCGATCCGCCATCAGCCGGTGCTGGTCGCCATCGCGCGCAACGTCTGCGGCAAGAGTGCCAGTGATTGCGACGACCTGGTGCAGGACGTGCTCTTGCGCGCGCTCCTTCAGTGGGAGCGGCTCAAGCGGTGGCCGGAGCCCGCGCGCCGCGCGTGGCTGGTGCGCGTGCTGCACAACCGGTTCCTGGACCAGTGCCGCCGGCAGGGCGCGGAGACGGACCGCCGGGTGGACCTGCACAACGTGCACATGCTCTTCGAGGACCCGGAGGACACGCCGGAGCCCGAGCAGTGGGAATACGTCACGGAGGACGAGCTGCGCCAGGCCGTGGCGAGGCTCAACGAGAAGCTGCGCCAGGCGTTCGAACTGCATGCGCGGGGCCTTCGCCACGCGGAGATCGCCCGGCGGATGAACACCCCCAGCGCGGGAACGGTGGGCACGTGGCTCTTCCACGCCCGCCGCCGCCTCAAGGCCATGCTCCACGACACCGCGGAACGCCGCCGCCAGGAGAGGGAACGATGAGCACCGCGTGTGAGGACCTCCAGCCCTTCCTGGACGGAGCGCTGTCCGCCGAGGACCAGCGCCGCATCCGGGGCCACCTGGCCCATTGCGACGTCTGCGCCCGGCGCTTCCACGACCTCTTGCAGCTGGAGATGCTCGCGAGGCTCGCGCTGGAGGACGCGGCGGAGAGCGAGCGCTGGGTGTCCGCCCGTCAGGCCCGTGACACGGTGCCCGGCTCCTGGGACGACGACGTGCCGGAGCACTGGCCCGGGGACGTGCTCCCCACGGAGGCGCCGCCGCCCCCAGAGCGCGAGGGCCGCGCGTGGCACCAGGGCGCCCGCCGCTTCCGCCGCCGCTGTCCGGGGTGCGCCAACTGCTGCCCGTGGTTCTCGCGGACCGAGGCCGTGGAGGCCGTCAGCGCGCCACGCCTCCCGTGTCCGCGCTCCAGCCGCTCCGGTGGGACGCTGCTGCGGCCCCGCTCGCGGCGCTGAAGGGGCTCGGGCCGCCTGCTCCTCCCTGGGGAGCAGGCGGGCGGGCCAGCGCCAGAACGCTGTCAGCGGAATCCACCAAGGATTGCTTCCGCTCGCGTTTCGCAAGGGACGGGAGGCGGCCGCGTGACTCGGGGCCCTGACGCTTGATGGATCTCTGGTGCAAGAAGCTCTACCGGTTCCTGGATGGGGAGCTGGAGTCGGGGGACGAGGAGCATTTCCGGCTCCATCTGGCCCTCTGCCGCGCGTGCGCCAGCGGGCTGCATGATGCCATGCAGCTGGAGATGCTCAGCGTCCAGGCCCTGTGTGGAGCGGTGGCCCACAACGACGCCCCACCCCCGCCATCCGCCGTCCGCGAACCGTTCCGCTTCACCCTCCCGCGTGGCCGCTGGCTTCAGGCGCTGGGGGCGCTGCTGGCCATGGGGCTGGGGGCGCTCGCCGCGTTCGTGACGGGGGACGGCTTCCGCACCGGGGACGCATGGCGGGCGGATGCGTCCGCGCGGGAGCTGGAGGCGCGCATCGCGTACCCGGCCGCGGACCGCTACCTCCCCTACGTCCCCGTCCGGACGGGCGCGGGGGACCTGGCGGCGATCGCGGCCGAGCCTCCCGTTCCGCTGCGGACCCTGGCCGCGCTGGAGGACCGGGGGGACCTGCACGGCATCGCGGCGGCGTACCTCGTGCGTGGCGAACTGCGTCAGGCGGCGGACTTCCTGTCGCGCACCGCGCCCTCGCTGGACCGGGACAGCGACCGGGCCGTGGTGGCGATGGAGGCGGGGAACCTGCGGGGGGCGTTGGACCTGCTCGAAGGCGTGCTGCGTCAGGCGCCGGACCATCCCCAGGCGCTGTGGAACCGGGCGCTGGTGCTCCGGGCCATGGGGCTGCCGCTCCAGGCGGCGGAGGCCTTCGAGGCGGTGGCCCGCCGCGGCGAGCCCGGGTGGAGCGAAGAGGCCGGCATCCGCGCCCGCGCGCTGCGGCAGGGGGGACATTTCCTGAAATAAATGAGGCAGGAACGACCCAAGGATTTTCGCGGTCGGCGTCTATTTATTGGGACGCGGCTTTGGCGGCGGCGTGGATGGACCGGAGACACCGCACCCCGGGGGGACGCGATGTACCGCATCGAAGCGTGGAGCCAGGGGGATGGTGCGCTCTGGGCACCCGGTTCCAACGGGGGCGCGGGTGTGCGGCCGGACGACGAGGCCCGGGAGTCCAAGGGATACCGGGTCGACGAATCTGAAGGGGACGGGGAAGAGGCCTCCCGGAACGAGGGGGAGGAAGCGCTCTTCGAGTTCGATGAAAGCGCCCTGTGGGATGGGGTCGCCAGCTACTGACGTGACGGCGCGCGCGGTTGGATGTCCGCGCTCCACGCGGCCTTCGGGGGAGGGCCGCCGCTTCCAGTGGATCCGCCGGCCGTGAGGCCTGACGGGTTCCAGGTGTCCCGGACCGGGGGGGACGGGACCCGGAAGCGTGAAGGAGCGAGGCCATCCGAGCGGGTGAGCAGGTGGGATGCGCCCCAGGCCCTCCGCGCCCGGAACCCATGAGGTTCCGGGGCGGGGGGCTTCGGTTTTCGGGCACGCTACGCTGCCGCACCTTCTTCCCGACCCGGAGTTCCCGACATGAAGCGTTGGCGCAGCGTCCTTCTGCCCGCCCTGAGCCTGGGCTGCCTGGTGGCGTGTGCCACCGCCCCGGTGCGTGACACCGCCGTCTCCACCTCCTCGCCCGTGCCTCCGCCTTCCCAGGAGCGGGCCCTGCGCGAGTCCTGGCTCAAGGAGCGGCACGGCCTGCTGCTGGACATGATGCGCCGGAACAACGTGGGCATGTGGATCGTGGTCAACGAGGAGTTCCACGATGATCCGCTGACGGCCTGGGTCGCGCCGCCCCTGCCGTACGCGGGCAACCGCGACGTGTTCGTCTTCGTGGACGCGGGCGACGCGGGGCTCCAGAAGGTGGCCTTGACGGGCTACGCCACGGAGGCCGTGACGCGCTTCTTCACGTCGCCCGCGGTGGAGCGCAAGCAGGAGGAGGCGCTCGCGGAGCTGGATGCGCGCTACCACCCGCGCACCATCGCGGTGGCCATGGACGGCCGGCGCGGCGTGACGCGCAGCCTCACGCATGACAGCTACAAGTGGCTGGTGACGGCGCTGGGCCCGTCCGCGGAGGCGCGCTTCGTGAGCGCGGGGCCGCTCATTGAAGAATACCTGGACACGCGGCTGCCCGGTGAGTTCGCGCCCTACCGCGACCTGGTGGCGCTGACCGAGTCGCTGGTGAAGCGGGCGCTCTCCAACGAGGTGGTGGTGCCCGGCAAGACGACGGTGGGGGACGTGCGCCGCTGGCTCTACGACGCGCTGTTCGAGGCGCGCGTGGGCACGTGGTTCCAGCCGGACCTGCGCGTGCAGCGCCAGGGCATGAAGGACGGCTTCTCCCGGGGCTTCCTGGCGGTGGCGGACGAGGCGGTGGTCATCCAGCGCGGGGACCTGCTGCACGTGGACTTCGGCGTCACGGCGCTGGGCCTCAACACGGACTGGCAGAAGATGGCGTACGTGCTGAAGGACGGGGAGCAGGACGCGCCCGAAGGGCTGAAGCGCGCGCTGG comes from the Corallococcus macrosporus genome and includes:
- a CDS encoding RNA polymerase sigma factor: MVPGREEPPVREGSGGEFAAFAIRHQPVLVAIARNVCGKSASDCDDLVQDVLLRALLQWERLKRWPEPARRAWLVRVLHNRFLDQCRRQGAETDRRVDLHNVHMLFEDPEDTPEPEQWEYVTEDELRQAVARLNEKLRQAFELHARGLRHAEIARRMNTPSAGTVGTWLFHARRRLKAMLHDTAERRRQERER
- a CDS encoding M24 family metallopeptidase, whose protein sequence is MKRWRSVLLPALSLGCLVACATAPVRDTAVSTSSPVPPPSQERALRESWLKERHGLLLDMMRRNNVGMWIVVNEEFHDDPLTAWVAPPLPYAGNRDVFVFVDAGDAGLQKVALTGYATEAVTRFFTSPAVERKQEEALAELDARYHPRTIAVAMDGRRGVTRSLTHDSYKWLVTALGPSAEARFVSAGPLIEEYLDTRLPGEFAPYRDLVALTESLVKRALSNEVVVPGKTTVGDVRRWLYDALFEARVGTWFQPDLRVQRQGMKDGFSRGFLAVADEAVVIQRGDLLHVDFGVTALGLNTDWQKMAYVLKDGEQDAPEGLKRALANTQALQDALMLRASRPGRSSADVYDATMAEMKERGIEAKVYSHPLGAQGHALGASIDFRAASRKEAPRLLRKGSYLAVELSTTTPVPEWDGQQVAVMQEDPAYLTDEGWRFFVPRQDAFYLIH
- a CDS encoding zf-HC2 domain-containing protein produces the protein MDLWCKKLYRFLDGELESGDEEHFRLHLALCRACASGLHDAMQLEMLSVQALCGAVAHNDAPPPPSAVREPFRFTLPRGRWLQALGALLAMGLGALAAFVTGDGFRTGDAWRADASARELEARIAYPAADRYLPYVPVRTGAGDLAAIAAEPPVPLRTLAALEDRGDLHGIAAAYLVRGELRQAADFLSRTAPSLDRDSDRAVVAMEAGNLRGALDLLEGVLRQAPDHPQALWNRALVLRAMGLPLQAAEAFEAVARRGEPGWSEEAGIRARALRQGGHFLK
- a CDS encoding anti-sigma factor family protein, giving the protein MSTACEDLQPFLDGALSAEDQRRIRGHLAHCDVCARRFHDLLQLEMLARLALEDAAESERWVSARQARDTVPGSWDDDVPEHWPGDVLPTEAPPPPEREGRAWHQGARRFRRRCPGCANCCPWFSRTEAVEAVSAPRLPCPRSSRSGGTLLRPRSRR